From the Rhinatrema bivittatum chromosome 7, aRhiBiv1.1, whole genome shotgun sequence genome, one window contains:
- the LOC115096158 gene encoding uncharacterized protein LOC115096158: MKELLKCDSGASGKPLIAPFLQKRQVRVGGQLVSHQFLYVPGCPVPLIGRDLLCKLRANLQFESTGEIRASFADNPVSLICPLQEEWRLHLPIVEHTTTHRYGENTVLNEKRRQLMDSIPKVWAEQNPGGIAINATPIWIEMKQNAQVINQSQYPIPYMARQGIQIHLQRLYDLGILRRIRSAWNTPLLLVKKPGSNDYRPVQDLRKVNSQVADLVALVPNPYSILAQVSPASKWYSVIDLKDAFFSVPVAEECQKIFAFTWEDADTGVKQQYTWTRLPQGFRHSPTLFGEQLAKDLKMYQVKYGPVIQYVDDLLLFRETYLECAVSTLQLLKTLYSKGYRASKKKAQICELEVEYLGFQIRGGTRCLGVSRTSSIRGQPVPTCKKELRAFLGAAGYCRLWIANYAVIAQPLYDKLRGKEAESQPFQWEGNELASLRQLKEALIEPPALGLPDVMKPFHLFVDEKKGMAIGVLTQTLGSWERPVAYLSKGMDNVSKGWPGCLRSIAAACLLIPEAVKLTFGQILQVTTPHTIQGLLETHGPKWMTNSRLVKYQALLCETPEIQIQDSKNLNPATLLPTPTSVSHKCGEIMATVHSSRPDLRDQPWQGAWTLFTDGSSQVINGIRVAGYAVVSEDDIVEAEPLPTGTSAQKAELIALTRALQLAEGKTVNIYTDSKYAFLTIQVHGALYKERGFLTAEGKQIANASEIHQLLDSVWAPKKVAVMHCKAHTGRTDPITKGNQWADKTAKEAARVQSPHTSTPTCPLLQFTNETPIYSAEENDWAQTEQFHQQDGWWIVQEARVAVCTYTGWIEAIPTRTETAKEVVTLLLHKILPRYGLPRQINSDNGPAFTSEVTRRLSQILGIRWHLHCAWRPQSSGAVERANRTLKNQLAKLCQETKTKWPDILPLALLHVRCTPRKSGLTPYEMMYARPPPLPSFPESLQIQGEMSLSNQLKGLYNTVIAIQNYTCDTEPLVLLNPIHPYQIGNSVWIKDWDESDSLQPRWKGPYTVLLTTPTAVKVFGCPLWIHWTRLKPASANWQVSRIGDHKLRFTQGRPNASPE, encoded by the exons cctctggaaagccacttatcgctccctttcttcagaaacgacaggttcgagtgggaggacaattagtatctcatcagtttctctacgtcccgggatgcccagttcccctcatCGGAAGAGACCTTCTTTGTAAATTAAGAGCCAACTTACAATTCGAATCGACAGGAGAAATAAGAGCATCCTTCGCTgataacccagtctctctcatctgtccactccaagaagaatggagattacatctCCCCATAGTCGAACATACTACTACGCACCGATATGGAGAAAACACCGTCCTCAACGAAAAGCGCAGACAGCTAATGGACAGTATACCTAAAGTATGGGCTGAACAAAAcccaggaggaatagccatcaacgctacccctatttggatcgagatgaaacagaatgcacaggtgataaatcaatctcaataccccattccgtatatggccagacaaggaattcagatacacctgcaaagattgtatgatttgggcattctccggcgaatccgatctgcttggaacacccctttgttgctagtaaagaagcctggatcaaatgactatcgaccagtacaagacttaagaaaagtgaatagtcaagtagcagatctagtagccctcgtcccaaatccgtactcaatcctggctcaagtctctcctgcatcaaagtggtacagtgtcattgatctcaaagatgccttcttctccgtcccggtggcggaggaatgtcaaaagatttttgctttcacatgggaagatgcagatactggagtaaagcagcagtacacatggactcggttgcctcaagggtttaggcactcacctacgctgttcggtgagcaactggcaaaagacttaaagatgtatcaagtaaagtatgggccagtcatacaatacgtggatgaccttctgttgtttcgagagacgtacctcgaatgtgcggtatccactcttcagctgctaaagacgttgtactcaaaaggatatcgtgcaagtaaaaagaaagcgcaaatctgtgaattggaagtagagtatttaggcttccaaatacgtggaggaacccgttgtctgggagtttctcgcaccagttcaatacgaggtcaacctgtacccacttgtaagaaagagctccgagcgttccttggagctgcaggatactgtaggctgtggattgctaactatgcagttattgcccaacccctgtacgacaagctgcggggtaaagaggcagaatctcaacccttccaatgggaaggaaacgaactggcaagcttacgtcaactaaaagaagccttaattgaaccacctgccttaggattgccagatgtgatgaaaccattccatctattcgtcgacgagaaaaaaggcatggccataggggtattgactcaaaccttaggctcatgggaacgacctgttgcatatctgtcaaaaggaatggacaatgtgtcaaaaggatggccgggatgcctccgaagcattgctgctgcatgtctactgatacccgaagctgttaagctaacatttggacagattttgcaagtaacaactcctcatactatccaaggactgctagagacccatggaccaaaatggatgacaaattcacgtcttgtaaagtaccaagcgttattatgtgaaactccagaaattcaaatacaggacagtaaaaaCCTGAATCCTGCAACTctactcccaacccccacttcaGTATCTCATAAATGTGGGGAAATTATGGCaacagtacattccagccgacccgacttacgcgaccaaccctggcaaggagcatggactttattcactgatggaagcagccaggttataAATGGAATCAGGGTCGCTGGGTATGCTGTAGTCTCCGAAGACGACATTGTTGAAGCCGAACCCCTACCCAcagggacatcagcgcaaaaagctgaactaattgcgctcacaagggctctgcagttggcagaaggaaaaactgtaaatatttatactgattcaaagtacgctttccttacgatccaagtgcatggagctttatacaaggaacgaggattcctaactgcagaagggaaacaaatagctaatgcatcggagatacatcaattgctagactctgtatgggcaccaaagaaggtagctgtcatgcattgtaaagcccatacagggagaactgatcccatcaccaaaggaaaccaatgggcagataagactgcgaaagaagcagcacgtgtgcaatcaccacatacttcaactcccacttgcccacttctacagttcacgaatgaaacccccatttattcagcggaagaaaatgattgggcacaaacTGAACAATTTCATCAGCAGGATGGGTGGTGGATTGTACAAGAAGCTAGG gtagctgtctgtacttataccggatggatcgaagccatacccacgcgaactgagactgccaaggaagtagtaacattgcttctccataaaattttaccacgatacggattaccacgacagataaattcagataatggaccagctttcaccagtgaagtcacgcgacgtctgagtcaaattctgggcatccgatggcacctgcactgcgcctggagacctcaaagtagcggagcagttgaacgagctaacaggacactaaaaaatcagctcgctaaattgtgtcaggaaacaaagactaaatggccagacatcctgccaTTAGCTCTACTACATGTCCGATGCACCCCACGGAAGTCGGGTttaacaccttatgaaatgatgtacgcaaggcctccacctcttccatcttttcctgaatcgctgcaaatacaaggggaaatgtctctcagtaaccaacttaaaggactatataacacagttatTGCGATTCAAAATTACACCTGCGACACTGAACCATTAGTCCTGCTAAACCCGATTCATCCATACCAGATCGGGAATTCGGTGTGGATAAAAGACTGGGATGAGTCTGATTCCCTCCAGCCCCGATGGAAAGGGCCGTACACTGTATTGCTAACTACTCCGACAGCTGTCAAAGTTTTTGGATGTCCTTTATGGATTCATTGGACACGTCTCAAACCAGCTTCAGCCAactggcaggtctccaggattggagaccacaagttaagattcacccaaggcaggcccaatgctagtcctgagtaa